The Candidatus Roseilinea sp. sequence GGCGCGCGGCAGCTTCACGCGCACCGTCTTGCCGTCGTCCAACACGTCCACGTCGCTATCTCTGAGCTGAGCGAGCGCGACGCCGGCTTTCACCCGACCACACGCGATGAGCACTAACTTCTCGTAGAGCACATTGCCCACGCGCGCCTGCTGAACTTCGACGATGGTCGAAAGCAACGACTGCGCAGTCGCCAGTTCGCTAATGGCGCGCACCTGCAGCACAGCCGGCGGCCGCACCACAACCGTAGGCGTAGGCAGCGGAATCACCGTCTGGATGATGTTGGACGGGTTGGCGCGCTCGACCGTCTCCGCCACGCGCTGGATGGACTCACGCACGGCAAAGGCGACCAGCGCGCCGGCGATCAGCAGCGCGAGCGCAATCATGCCGGCGCCGATCAGACAGCCCAGCACAGGCTGCGACAGGCCACGCGCCGGGGCAGGCGCCGATGTCATCTGAGCATCCGGCTGCCGCTCCGGGCGCTGCATCTCCGACGACGGCAGCGCTTCCGCAGGATGACTGCGCGCGGTCACCCGCCGGTGTGCGCTCGGGTCAGACATCGGCAGATTGCTCAGGCGCCGACGGGATCAAACCCAGCTTGCGCGCGTGCTCTTCCAGCTTACGCACACTTGGCTCGGTCAGCCGCGAGCCGTCGGCGAAGACGATCGTCGGAATGCTACGGAAGCCATTGTTGACCGATTTGACGAACTCCTCCGCCTCTTTGTTCTTGTCCACATCTATCCACTCGTATGGGATGTTATGGTTGTCAAACCAAGCGCGCGCTCGGCGCGTATCGCCGCACCACATGGCGCCGTAGAACTTGACGGGGGGTTGGGTGTTGGACATCGTTTCTGTTGCTTTTCTCTAATCCCTCGATCTTCGGCGTTATTATAAGAGACAGGGAGTAGAGCTTGAGAAGCCGGCAGGTGGCTGCTCCCCGGCGTTCAGCAGAACATCATTGCAGCTCCCGCTTCACCGCCTCGTAGAGCGCCTCGGCGCACAGTTCGCGCAGGGAGAGGCAGCTTGCGTTGAGCTGCTCGGCCAGTTTGCGCGCCAGGCCCTGGTCGAACGCGACATGCTCCATGTTGATCACCACCGAGCGAATGCGTTCGTCGCGGATCTGATTCGCGATGCGATGCGCTTCGACCTGCGGCGGCAGATTACCCATGCTCACATTGCCGGCGCCGTCGGTGAGCACGATCAGCAACGGCATCACCTCGGGATGCAAGCGCTTCTCGCGTAGGGTGACGTGCAGCGACAGCGTGAGGCCGGCGCTGAGCGGCGTTTTGCCGCCGACCGGGATGTCGCGCAACGCCTTCTGGGCCAGCTCCACCGACGACGTGGGCGGCAACACCAACGTGGCGCTGTTCTTTTGGAAGACGATCAGGCCGACCCGATCGCGGCGCTGATAGGCATCTGTCAGCAGCGACATGATCGCGCCCTTGGTAGCAGCCATTCGCTCAGCCACGGCCATGCTCCACGATGCATCTAGGACGAACAGGATGAGGTTGGCTGCCCGGCGCACGCGCACCTTCCGGTGAATATCCGACCGGCGGACATACAGGGCCGGCGGAGATGCGGGCGCTGCGTGCGGACTTTCGCCCGCGCTCGATAGTGCGTCAGCTTGCTGGCGACGCGCTCGCTGGTGCACAGCGGCAGCGCGCAACGTCGCATCGAAGGCGACATCTTCGATGCGTCCTTTAGACGGCAGGGCTTTG is a genomic window containing:
- a CDS encoding hypothetical protein (possible pseudo, frameshifted), yielding MPQTVPTAPQQAQDWQGGQKMAPGEVFRARKLNTPLDKITRNSAGKRSTTRTKRKRGRYIKALPSKGRIEDVAFDATLRAAAVHQRARRQQADALSSAGESPHAAPASPPALYVRRSDIHRKVRVRRAANLILFVLDASWSMAVAERMAATKGAIMSLLTDAYQRRDRVGLIVFQKNSATLVLPPTSSVELAQKALRDIPVGGKTPLSAGLTLSLHVTLREKRLHPEVMPLLIVLTDGAGNVSMGNLPPQVEAHRIANQIRDERIRSVVINMEHVAFDQGLARKLAEQLNASCLSLRELCAEALYEAVKRELQ
- a CDS encoding NrdH-redoxin produces the protein MSNTQPPVKFYGAMWCGDTRRARAWFDNHNIPYEWIDVDKNKEAEEFVKSVNNGFRSIPTIVFADGSRLTEPSVRKLEEHARKLGLIPSAPEQSADV